The Methanobrevibacter sp. TLL-48-HuF1 genomic sequence ATTTATCATGCAACTGGACTAAAAGTTCATCACTTTCAACTCCAATCCAGATAACTTTTATATGATTGTTATTAGGAAAAGCACCGCAGCCAGTTATTTTAATATTAAAAGGCTCAAAATCATTAACTACCTTTTCAATCCTGTCAGAAATTAAATCTATACCTTCTGTATCTATATCTCCAAAGAATTTTAAAGTAAAATGCAAATTATTTAAATCAACAAATTTAATGTTTGCATCAATTTTTTTAAATTCTTTTATGATTTTATTTATTTTAGGTTTAAAATCATCATCTAAACCAATAGCTAAAAAA encodes the following:
- the thpR gene encoding RNA 2',3'-cyclic phosphodiesterase, with the translated sequence MSQIRSFLAIGLDDDFKPKINKIIKEFKKIDANIKFVDLNNLHFTLKFFGDIDTEGIDLISDRIEKVVNDFEPFNIKITGCGAFPNNNHIKVIWIGVESDELLVQLHDKLDKEFAAIGFDKDKKFSTHLTIGRMKSAKGKNQVKDVIEEFENVEIGEMNVSDIAFKKSTLKPSGPVYENLKTYDL